The genomic DNA ttaagacccactccacaaggtggaacccacacctgacactgcttgggtaaccaagaacctaCTATTTGATAGCCCAGGAACCTAGGGTAAAATCAAATAATAGtggtctaaaaaagaaaaaaaatagtgataaaatgattcctaatgttaTTCTGCTACACTTGTAGATCAATGCCTTGTTCAGCAGAGAAACTTCCTCTTACAGTGGATGGAAACAAAGATAGAGACCCATAAGCAGACATTACAGAGGGTGAAGGCCCTTGGAGCACTCAGCCTTAAATGGTATGTCTCCATCAATTCCCTCccactcagagctcagggaaagtgcgtaagagccagaggggatggcgGGCACCAAGAAAACAATACCCTCTAAATGAACATGAGCAAAGATCATgtaaattcacagagactgaagcagcacgctcaggacctgcacaggtctgcaccagatccTCTGTGTATGTATCATAGATTTCAGTGTGCAAACAAgcaggtctctgattcttgtgccttctctttgactcttttccttctcttggttTGTCTGGTCCAACCtcaatgtgatggtttttgtttatcttattatattttattctgctaaattttgaatgaatgaatgaatgaatgaatgaatgagtgagtgagtgaatatCTAGCCACTAGGGTAAGGGTTATGACTTATACCTGCTGGGAGAGTGAAAACCAGTTTTCTCCAGCAGAGTGATACTGGATATATCAACCACTCCACGACAGGCTTTAGTTCAGGAGTAATTGCCCAATATAGAATGCACTcgacagaggtgtgtgtgtgtgtgtgtgtgtgtgtttatttaattacAGTTTGGGAGGATTTTGAGggtgtgattttgttttgttttcttagtttgggTGGTCTATTGCTGTAttgggttttcatttgttttttgagaaagaacctaaagttgggtggatagggagTGAGGGAAGATCTGGAAGGACTTGAAGGATGAAAAGAATATGAGCAAAatgaatttaagttttaaaagtatcttaaataatgaaaaatatttttaaaaaaataacctcagGGAACTCCCAGCTAAGAGAGAGGCAGGGGTGTGGCACAGAGGCAACaaaaagccatgtagaaatactacatcaggggctggagagatggcttagaggttaagagcactgactgcttttccagaggtcctgaattcaattcccagcaaatcacatggtggctcacaaccatctgtaatgagatctggtgccctcttctggtgtgcaagcatgcatgcagataattgtatatatagtaaataaatgaaatctttaaaaaaaaaagagagagagagagagaaagagaaagaaataccaCATCAGCAGTAGGTCCACACTGTGACAAAAGACCAAAGCATATATGTAAAGATGCTCACCGAATCCTTCaaaaactaaggaaatggggATGTTTGGGGTATATAATGGACAAAAATCTAAGTTCGATGACACTCACTTTTGGTAAGTACAGGAAACCTGAGCATCTTCAATACCTTTGGGCTAGTTACTAAAGTGTTACTAAAATTTTCCAACATAAAGCAAATGGTTtaattccatctttctttttaattcaagAATTTCATTGCTAGGAACTTAAAATTACagatgtacttttaaaaataaacctacaAATATGTTCATTGCAAAGTGGTTTTCTCAAATATGTTTTATAATGTGTTATACGGGGACATACATACAGAAATTCCAAGTAGAGAAGAATTATCCAAGGCCAACCACACCAATGGCAGGAGCTTAGGGACAAGGGGCAGGGAATAATGGACCATTGTGTGATATATGACTTCCAATGATACTTCTCAGGCAATAAAATAATCCCCCATACTTTATTTGGACCTTGAAGCTTTTTAAGTTTTCACTTCAACTTAACTCAATCCAAAAGTAATTCTGAGCCCTGTTCTGTTCTAAACATATTCTGTTACATGATTTTAATGGATCAGATTTAGAGGTGCTTTTGTAATTTGGCCATGCAGAATGGTATGACAGGAGGACAAACAAGCATGAGACCATGGAAGTGCATGATATTTCAGATGAGCAGAACAGAACACAGCACAGTTGgactgctggggggggggtgcagtaGGAATAGAAAATGATGCTGCCACTAGACATGCcacaaaaaaaatgttgatttCTCAGCAAAACAACTCCAGCTGCCATCTGCAACAAGAAATAGAGAAAGTAGAGGCCACTTAGCTAAGAAGGTACTAAAAGCAGAACAATGGCAGAAAGAAATAAGTTAAAGGGGGTGGGGCTGTGAACATTGTAGAGAGAGTATAAACAATGGCTACCTATTAGatgtggggagaaagggagggatgcCATGGTAGACAACCTTCATTAGACATAGTCATTGCCCATATGTGGAAgatgaagaaaagtaaaaacactTCCAGGCTCATTAACTATGAGAAGATGATGCTGTCAACTTAAATAACAATCAAAGAGAGATTTTTCCAAAGAATAATATTTACTTGGAGACACAGAATGATGAAATGGGAATACTTGGGCCACTGAAAACGATGAGCATATTCAATGAAGTTGAGGCAAGGgtgaaatttttaaatggaatgaGAAGGATTACATAAGATACTTTGAAACAATAGTCCTTGGCTTCAAGATCATTAACAAGAGTGGTGCCGATCTGCGTTTGAAAAGGCAGTTGCCAGGCATATGTCCTTGCAGAAGTGGTTTTGGGGTGATATTGTGGTGGCCTTTGGGAAAAGTCACAATGTCTGCAATGGTTATCAGAGAATTGTGTTTGAGAACCCTTCCTTCATGCCCTCTGACTTAATCTTTTGTTAGGGTTGACTCAAGTCATCCTTGGTTCTGGAAAGTTTTCACAACATTGTTCATTAACAGAAAGGGGAGTAGGCTGGAGGACTTGCTTCCTGCTAGAAAGCTTAGATTTAAGGTAGCTGGGGTGTGCCAATGTCCAGCACTGGAATCTGGGAAAACAGAAACTTGGGATGGAAAAAGGTGACTCCAGTACATGGCAAGTTGAGAAGAGAGGGAGCAGTGTGCAGGGCCTCAGAGTTGTGCTCAGTACTTTGAAGGTTTGCCCGGCTTTCGTTTAAAAATTCACCAAACACAAGTGAGGAGTATAATCTTCTTCATCCTAGGCattcagaaatataaaaaaatcaagcCCATTTCCTCCACTCCATTTGGCAAGTCAAGGTCAATGAAGCTCAGAGTTTTCTGGTCCCAGTCCAAAAGTTCAACATCCAAAACCctccaagaaaataaacaagcaaaagcagCAAAATGAACCAGAGTTGACAAAAAGTCacataaattaaattatatgggcttttttttttcagtttcatgaggaaACTTTCTCTTGACAAGAATATTGAGTTCATTTCTGCTGAATAACAGGCTGTTCTTGATCCCACGTCAGTCTCCAAAGAATTTCCCAACAATCTTCCTGTTCCTCAAACCCTGGCAAAGCTGAGGACATTCCCAAAGGCTGGATTCATTTAGGATGCTCATGTGACAACTTCTACACATCTTATTACATTAAGTTTTAGGGGTGCTCCTAAATATTTAAGCATGTAATTAATCAGAAAGCACTTCTGACTTTGTTTGCTCAGAGACGAAAACTGATTCTGAttgcaaagacacacagacaattGGACACAGCTTGGAAGTGACACAAAAACCAGTGAATTATCACAAAAATGACCCCAATGTGTATCCAGGGCTTCAAGGCTGCCAAAGCAAATAAATCAAAGGTACAAAAagtggttttaataataaaaaatataaacaagctgAAGAAGTTGTTCTCCCAAATAAGGATATTTTATTAAATAGCATTTTTTAGAGTCAAATTCAAACCAGGCACTGGGATTGAGTGCAGCATGTGAGTGGTGGATGCCCCTAAAATAAAGTACTATGGACTCAGGAATGTAACTTGAAAGAATTATGGTATTTTTCTTATAAATCCAATCTTGTAATTCACACATCAAACTATCCTTGAATTTTCAAAACCTCAGAAAATTTTTGCATGtagttctgtgtgtgtatgtgaggggggaagaggagagagagagagaaagagagagaacagtatCAAAGCCAGAGGAGAatttgcaagagttggttctctcctttcaccatgtgtacttcgggaatcaaactcgggtcatcaagcgactttatccactgagctatctaaCTGTTCCTCTGATAATTTAATAATTGGAAATTTTAACTCTGTGTCCATATAAATGAAAGTTGTCTTTATTTGGTATCATTGTGATAAATGAGACTACTATAAACCTGGAAGGTTTGGTTGGTCCTAGATCTTGGTTTGCTGGCTCTTGTGTGGCCCCTTGCTGCAAGTACACTTACTTCTCTATGTCTTCTGTGGATTATTCACTTGACACTTTTCTTCCGGAACCTTCTTTCTCTGGATCCTGTATGTTGTCTGTGGGTGGTCTTTCCAGTTTGGAAATGGGTATACCTGTAACATTAGCCATGACACCACTCACCAATGCACGGTTTTCAGTCTTCATTCCTGAGGTGTCTTTCCCGTCCCTGCCATGTCATCTCCACCCACTCATACTTCCACCCGATATGGGTCCCAAAAGTGAGTCTCCTGCTCCACTTTGATACTGTCCTGATGTCAGCCCATTCTCAATAGCAAACTGCCGTGTAGTGGTTCATGTAAAATGTAGatcagttttggttttgttttgttttgctttttgggtttttttgttttttgttttttttttactgttaagAATGTAGATTttggagccgggcggtggtggcacacgcctttaatcccagcattctggaggcagagccgaagggatctctgtgagttctaggcaagcctggtctacagagagaattccaggacaggctccaaagctacacagagaagtcctgtctcgaaaaccaaaagaaaaaagaaaagaaagaaaggaaggaaggaaggaaggaaggaaggaaggaaggaaggaaggaagggagagagagagagagagagagagagagagagagagagagagagagagagagagagagagagagagagagaaagaaagaaagaaagaaagaaagaaagaaagaaagaaagaaaaaggatgtaGATTTTGGTCTCGGGCTGCCTGTCGCAGGCATGAGCCCTGTCCGCAGCAGCCAACCAGTCTGTGCTATGTCGCCTCTTATTTGCTTGCAGCCCTTGGGGGCAACTCTTCTCCTACAGCCAAAGACATTAAGAAGATACTAGACAGCGTGGGCATCAAGGGGGACTACGACCAGCTCAGCAAGGTCATCAGTCGTCAGTGAGCTGAATGGGAAAACGTGATGATGTCATCACCCAGAGTATTGGCAAACTTGTGAGTGTGCCTGCTGGTGGGGCTGTGGCTGCTATCCTTGGCTCTGCAGCTCCTGCTGCtagttccctccccacccccaccacaccccaaaccccaccccaccaggtgcagcagagaagaaaaacagaagaaggaggagTCTGAGGAGTCAGATGGTGACGTGAGATTTGTCTTGTTTGATTAAATTTCTGCTCCCCTGAAAATAAAGccttttcaagtaaaaaaaaaaaaaaaaaaaaaaaaaaaaaaaaaaaaaaaaatgtagattttgTTGTCCAGCCAACTTGGCACCACTATTTGGTATATATTTAACCTGTAGAGAAAAATCTTAAACTTTTCTCAATTTGATTTTGTTTATCGGTCAATTCAAATAACTCTTCCTCCAAGGGAAGGCTATGAataggttaaaaacaaaaattataaaatttgtaaTAGAGCAAGTGTGCAATAAAGCTGGCCTATACTACCCAGTCCCTTTCTGATTACTTACCCTGCCTCCTTTGCTAAATATGAATTTCTGGAAATGTCCCATGCCTGCCCACAGACTTTTGCTTACAGGTATTGCCTCCTTCACTATTAAGTCATCACTGTGCTAAAAGCTGCTGATTCTGATTGTGATTTTCCACCAAGCTCTATACAATCCCACTTCACAATTACCCTTAAGGACATTTCTCCTTGAATGATTTGTTAGTACTCAAATCCAACACATAACAAAAAGAGTTCAGTCCTCCCTGACATAATGACACCATCATGGCGCCTCCTGGTGCCCTTTGGTTTTGAGATTCACATAGACCTGTGTCCAGATACTTTCAGCATTTAACAGGGTCCTCACTTCCAGTCACTTGCTATAGATTAATGCATaactgaaagaaaaggaagtagacAGAACCAGGGAGAAGTTTTATAGGAAGTGATAGGGACATGAAAACAGGTTATCAGCAGCTCAGGAAAGCAACTGTTCTGAGAGAATCACTATACTGACCAGATCCACTTGTACTATCTGGGAAGAATTTACTGTGATCTTGCAAATCCAGAAAAGGATGACAGCCACTTCATGACCAGTAAAAGAGACTCAACTAGACACTTGTTCATCCACATGTTCATGGACTCACTTTTTCCAAAATATGCATCTTTAAAAGCAATGTTTCTCTCTTTTGGGTGAAACAAATAGAAgttaggaagaaaacagaaacagttcaaggctCAGGACCACATCACTGGATGTATGGAAACAACTTAGCAAAGTATACAACAGCTACACATATCACTGTCTGTCACTAATCTATGGACTAGACTTCTATGGCCATGTTGCACATTCTCTCTGGTCACCCCTAGTCTGCATGACTCCCTAGTATCTGCCCAGATTCTCCAGCTGTCTTGCCATGTTTGCTTGCAGGTGTCAGCACAGACATGGCTGTGTACAAGCCATGCATAACACAACTATAAGGCAATGACTACCTTAGATTTCTCCTAATGTGGAGAAGACAACTTCAGGGTTGAATGAATGGAAAGTCAAAGCCTTGCTTCCCTATGGGATAACACCAGACTCCGGAGTACCCAGTACAGGGCTCTAGAAATAAAAAGTTGTTGGGCTCAACTGGGCACCTGTACATTTAAACATCTATGGACTTATGTTTTCCAATATCTTTGGTTGGGTACATAACCAAGTATCAAATCATTGTATGAGGTCTGCCAAATGTCTGAGACACAACTTAaaattttatctgaaaattttaTCTGAAAAACCTTAACTTCATACAGGGACTATCCAGAAACCCTCTGTAGCTCCTCACTCATGAGCCATCTGTATAATACATGGTTAGTTAGTAATTCTTGGGTTTTAGTAGTAAATTAGTCAGTTTCTACATTAGTTCAACATAAACAtgagatttttctcattattgtaatacttttctgtatttatttaccaACACTTAATCCCCTGTTTATTTTGTAGACTTgttttttgttacttgttttttcCTTGCTCATGGGAATGCCTTTTCTGCTTTGTTATGAAAAGCTAATAATAGATTATTAGcatgtgtcttagtcagtgttcaattgttatgaagagacattATGCCCAAGGCCACTGTTACAAAATAAATCAtctaattagggctggcttatagtttcagaggtttagctaactcccatcatggcagggagaatgGCAGCATGCCggcaggcactggagcagtagctaagatcctgagataggcagagagagagactaggcctGGCACGGGCTTTTGAAATCTAAAAactcatccccagtgacacatttcctcctacaaggccatacctcctaatctttctaattctATCAAAGAGTTCCACTTCTTGGTGACTAAGTACTCAACTGAAACCAAAGTCATTCCGAACCCTACCACAGTATGTTTCAGTTTAGTTCTACCAGGTCaagaaaatctcaaaatatataaggaaaagAATTTCTGGAAATTAGATTGAAGCAAAAGGCATGTGTAAGCCTATCTACTTCCGATCTTAAATATTAATTCTTCTCTAAGATAACAGGTAAAGTTACACTCTTGTATTTTCAAAATGGTGGTGAGAGATAAAAATCCATTCTCCTAGTGCTCatgggagaaaggaaatggaTTTAGTGTTTTTCTAATCTTCAAAGAATAGTCATATAGTTTTCCAGTAGTCAGTAAACCTCTCTAACAAGTTCAAgttaatatgtggcctagagatcatCCTTGTGAAATTTTAGTGAAAAAAAGTGGCTGCCTTTTACCCTTGTCTAAAGAATTTGCCTGAAGCTAAAGTAAGGAGTTTTGAATTTATTCTGttggcaaaggaaatctcaaaggAGCCTAGTATAGATTCTGTCATGAGGTTATTAGTAGTAACTCTAATGAAGAATAATAATGAAAGGGAGCAAGCTGAGTAGGGCATTTacattacaaaatgtaaaatttaaggagaaaagaaacatcaaaaaGTGGAATGGAACTAAGTCatatgttcaaggagataaacagattaataaatggaataaagggagtggtgacctcaaggCTGGATTCTACCCAGCTAAGTTTTTGATTTGTGAAGGGGAATTAAATAAACACTTAGAGCCAGGTgtgttggcacatacctttaatcccaccactcagaaggtagagttcaagggcagtctggtctacagatccagtttcaggacatccaagcTTAGGAAATGAaggtggaaaacagaaagctggtgaagatgcaaTTCAACCAGGGGGCTATGTTCCAGcaccagcaagcagcagaacttagcagcttcagccatgtggttctggctttagagtcaaggatagaagaaagggattATGGAGTTTGCCCTCacaactaaggaaagccactctAGTCAGGCATATGTGTCAGGTGTGTCcttgaatggaggcctagagaggccgtTTTGTAAAACTGTGAAGATGAATCTTGGATTGCCTAGGAGACCCcaagatattggagatgccagggCCATGGGATAGTTGCCAAGGAAAGCTGCCAAtggggagtggaaccagcccaagagaaagaagtgtgttgcagtcaacaaagctgaaaggagttggagatctgaagagtattttgatgtcagacatggagatgcagagtttggagtttggagtgtgtccagctggtttttggtctatcattggtccagtatttcctccctgtgctcccttccctatgtattacaatggtaatgtatatcctgtgccattatatggtGAAAGTGTGtggtctgttttttattttaattttagaggaGATTAAGGGAAGAGattacatgaatctcagaagagactttgaattttaaatacatttgcgACTATATGGGGACTTTTAaaattggactgaatgcattttgcattatgatattatTACAaacttatgggggccagggagtggaatgtggtagttacaatgtaattggctcccataaccTCATATGGAGTGGCAGTATTAAGAGATGTGATCTTGTtgaagtgggtatggccttgttgaaggaagtatgttgCTATGGGGGCAGGCTATGAGATCTATGCTCAaaataccacccagtgtctcaatctacttcctgttgcctgcatatcaacatgtagcagttccgtctccagcaccatgtctgcctgcacactgccatgttctaccatgatgataacaattagactgaacctctgaactgtaagggagccaccacaattaaatatttttctttataagagttgccatggcagccgggcgttggtggcgcacgcctttaatcccagcacttgggaggcagagacaggcctctgtgaattcaaggtcagtctggtctccagagagagtgctaggataggctccaaagctacacagagaaaccctgtctcaaaaaaccaaaaaaaaaaaaaaaagagttgccatggcatGACATCTCTTCATACCAGTACAAACCCTAAGACAGTCATCAAGGAGTGGCTCTACTTAAGAAGGAGGTATAGTCTTGTtgagaagaagtgtgtcactggtggtgggtCTTAAGGTTTCAAAGGCCCCAGCCAGGCCCAGTGCCTgcctctctttctgctgcctgcagatccagatgtagaactctcacctacttctccagcaccatgtccgcctgtgtgtcaccatgctccccaccatgacaacTACGGATTAAACCTCTAAAACTAagcaattaaatgctttcctttgtaagagttgccatgatcatggtgtctcttcacagcaatagaacactgac from Cricetulus griseus strain 17A/GY chromosome 1 unlocalized genomic scaffold, alternate assembly CriGri-PICRH-1.0 chr1_0, whole genome shotgun sequence includes the following:
- the LOC100757574 gene encoding LOW QUALITY PROTEIN: 60S acidic ribosomal protein P2-like (The sequence of the model RefSeq protein was modified relative to this genomic sequence to represent the inferred CDS: deleted 2 bases in 1 codon; substituted 1 base at 1 genomic stop codon), with the protein product MGMFGVYNGQKSKFDDTHFWHEPCPQQPTSLCYVASYLLAALGGNSSPTAKDIKKILDSVGIKGDYDQLSKVISRQSXMGKRDDVITQSIGKLVSVPAGGAVAAILGSAAPAASSLPSSREEKQKKEESEESDGDVRFVLFD